In Gemmatimonadota bacterium, the sequence CATCGAGCGCATGAAACGGAAGTACGGCGTTTCCGTGCTCACCGAGCAGCCCCGGATCGCGTATCGCGAGACCATCACCAAGCCGGCCGAAGGCCAGGGACGCTTCAAGAAGCAGAGCGGCGGCCGGGGTCAGTTCGGCGACTGCTGGATCCGGCTCACACCAGGAGCGAGCGGCGACGGCTATTCGTTCGTCGACTCCATCAAGGGCGGTGTGGTGCCCAACAAGTACCTGCCCTCCATCGATCGCGGCATCCAGGAGGCCGCGCAGAAGGGCATCCTCGCCGGATTCCCGCTCGTGGACTTCTCCGCCGAATGCTACGACGGGTCCTATCACTCCGTGGACTCGTCGGACATCGCCTTCAAGGTGGCGGGGTCGATGGCCTTCCAGGCCGTGGCCGCGAAGGCCGCCCCGGTGCTGCTCGAGCCCATCATGGAGGTGCAGGTCACCACGCCGGACGACTACGTCGGCGACATCATGGGCGACCTGACCAGCCGGCGCGGCCGTGTGCAGGGGATGGAGCCGAACGGAGGGCGCACGGTCGTCACGGCCCGCGTCCCGGAGGCCGAGCTGTACAAGTACGCGGCCACGCTCCGCTCGATGACCCAGGGACGCGCCCACCATACGCGGCGCTTCGTGGCCTACGAGGCCATGCCGCACACGGAGGCCGACAAGGTCATCGCCGCCCGCAAGGCCGAGCAGGCCGCGAGCTGACGGGGGCGCGGCTGCGGGCGGCCGCCGCGCGCCGCGGCCCGGCGGGAAGGCGACCTGGCCCGTGCGGAGGGGCCTGCCCGGCGCCGCGCTCCCCCTGCGGCTCACGGATCCGGCAGCGTTCCCCCCTCCTCGCCGGGCGTCCCGATGCCGGATTGATCGGGTCCGGGCGGCGCCATAGGTTTGGACCCCGAAGAGAACCCCAAAGTCTCAGGTGTGCCCACCTTCCCGTACGGGTGCGCACACGGGAGGTCCCGCGGTGGCCGGTCATTCCAAATGGGCGCAGATCAAGCGCAAGAAAGCCGTCATCGACGCCAAGCGCGGCCAGGCCTTCACCAAGCTGATCCGCGAGATCACGGTGGCGGCCCGGGAGGGCGGCGGGCACGTGGAGTTCAACCCGCGCCTCCGCCTGGCCGTGGACACCGCCAAGGCCGCCAACATGCCGGCGGACAACATCGAGCGCGCCATCAAGCGGGGCACCGGCGAGCTGGAGGGGGTCAACTACGAAGAGGTCGTCTACGAGGGCTACGGACCCGGGGGCGTGGCCCTCTACATCCAGACGCTGACCGACAACCAGAATCGGACGGTGGCCGAGGTGCGCCACGTGCTGGATCGCAACGGAGGCAACCTCGGCACGTCGGGCTCGGTGGCGTGGCAGTTCTCCCGCAAGGGCCAGATCTACGTGGACGGCGCCCGCCACTCGGAGGAGGCCGTATTCGAGGCGGCCATCGAGGCCGGCGCGGAGGACGTCTCCCGCGAGGGGGACGAGTTCCTGGTCAGCACCGAGGTCGCGGACTTCCACGCCGTGCAGCAGGCGCTCGGCGGGGCCGGGATCGAGCTCTCCCAGGCCGAGCTCTCCATGATCGCCAACAACGAGGTGGACGTCGCGGGGAAGGAGGCCGAGCGGCTGATCAAGCTCCTCGACGCCCTCGAGGACCTGGACGACGTGCAGAAGGTCTATTCCAACGGCAACATCGACGAGGCCGTCCTCGCCGAGGTGCTGTAGCGGTGCGTCCCGCCACCGCGCGCGCCCGCCCGTGATCGTCGTCGGCATCGACCCCGGGACCCGCGTCACCGGCTACGGCGTGGTCGCGGCCCGGGGCGCGGGCGCCTACACCCTGCTCGAATGCGGGGTGATCCGGACCTCGGCCCAGGCGCCGCTACCCACGCGCATCCGCGAGATCTACGAGGGCACCTGCCAGATCCTCGACCGGCACGGTCCGGTGGCCGTGGCGGTCGAGCGCGTCTTCCAGGGCCGCAACGTCCACAGCGCGCTCACGCTGGGTCAGGCGCGGGGCGTGGTGCTGCTGGCCGCGGCGCTGCGCGAGATCGACATCGCGGAATATGCGCCCGGCGAGATCAAGAAGGCCGTCGTGGGCTTCGGCCGGGCCGAGAAGGACCAGGTAGCCTTCATGGTGCAGCGCCTGCTGCGGCTGAAGAGCCCGCCCGCCCCCCACGACGCGGCGGACGGGGTGGCCGCGGCGCTCTGCCATCACCTCTCCGGTGGGCTGGCCGGGATCCCCGCGGGAGGGCGTGCATGATCAGCCGTCTGAAGGGCACCCTGCTCGCCAACGAGATCGAGGTGCTCGAGATCGAGACCGCCGGGGGCGTGGTCTACGAGGTGGAGGTGCCACTCACGGTCCTGTCCCATCTGCCCCGGCTGGGCTCCAGGGTGGAGCTGCGCACCGTGCAGGTCGTGCGCGAGGACTCCCTTACGCTCTACGGCTTCGTGGACGGCACCGAGCGCGAGATGTTCAAGCGGCTGCTGACCGCCACCGGGGTCGGTCCGCGGCTGGCGCTCTCCATGCTCTCCACCATGTCGGCGCGTCGGTTGGCCCGCGCGCTCGTGGACCGTGACTGGGCCCTGCTCACCCAGATCAGCGGGGTGGGACGCAAGAAGGCGGAGAAGCTCGTGCTGGAGCTGGCGGAGAAGGTGGCGGACCTGGCCGGTGCCGGAGAGGACGGGTCCCCCGTGCCCGCCGCCGGCCAGGAGGCCGTGCGTGCCCTCGTGGCCCTGGGCCTCCAGGCCCTGGAGGCGGACGAGGCGGTCCGGGAGGTGCTGGCCGGCGAGCCCGGGATGCCCGCGGACCAGGTGATCCGACGGGTCCTGGCCCACCGGGCGGGGTAGGGAACGCCGTGAGCGAGCGCTACGAGATCACCACGCCCGAGGAGCTCTCGGAGGACACCGGGAGCGAGCTGTCGCTGCGGCCGCAGCGGCTCTCCGAGTTCATCGGGCAGGAGAAGGTCAAGGCCTCGCTGGCGGTGGCCATCGAGGCGGCCAAGGCGCGGCGGGAGCCGCTCGACCACCTCCTCTTCCACGGCCCGCCCGGGCTGGGCAAGACCACGTTGGCCTCGCTCCTGGCCCGGGAGATGGGGGTCAACATCAAGACCACGTCCGGTCCCGTGCTGGAGAAGCCCGCCGACCTGGTGGGGATCCTGACCAGCCAGCGCGAAGGCGACATCCTCTTCATCGACGAGATCCACCGGCTGCGACCCG encodes:
- a CDS encoding YebC/PmpR family DNA-binding transcriptional regulator, which encodes MAGHSKWAQIKRKKAVIDAKRGQAFTKLIREITVAAREGGGHVEFNPRLRLAVDTAKAANMPADNIERAIKRGTGELEGVNYEEVVYEGYGPGGVALYIQTLTDNQNRTVAEVRHVLDRNGGNLGTSGSVAWQFSRKGQIYVDGARHSEEAVFEAAIEAGAEDVSREGDEFLVSTEVADFHAVQQALGGAGIELSQAELSMIANNEVDVAGKEAERLIKLLDALEDLDDVQKVYSNGNIDEAVLAEVL
- the ruvC gene encoding crossover junction endodeoxyribonuclease RuvC, which translates into the protein MIVVGIDPGTRVTGYGVVAARGAGAYTLLECGVIRTSAQAPLPTRIREIYEGTCQILDRHGPVAVAVERVFQGRNVHSALTLGQARGVVLLAAALREIDIAEYAPGEIKKAVVGFGRAEKDQVAFMVQRLLRLKSPPAPHDAADGVAAALCHHLSGGLAGIPAGGRA
- the ruvA gene encoding Holliday junction branch migration protein RuvA gives rise to the protein MISRLKGTLLANEIEVLEIETAGGVVYEVEVPLTVLSHLPRLGSRVELRTVQVVREDSLTLYGFVDGTEREMFKRLLTATGVGPRLALSMLSTMSARRLARALVDRDWALLTQISGVGRKKAEKLVLELAEKVADLAGAGEDGSPVPAAGQEAVRALVALGLQALEADEAVREVLAGEPGMPADQVIRRVLAHRAG